The Methylomarinum sp. Ch1-1 genome contains the following window.
GCCGCAATCATCGATAATCCAAGAGTCGGCAAGGAACGAGCGACGCAATTGATGATGGATATCTGTGAGGGACAAATCCATGATGAAGCCGTCAATTTTCTGAAAGTGCTAATAGAAAATGACCGATTAAAACTGGCGCCCCAAATTGCAGCATTATATGAGCAATATAAAGCCGATGACGAGGGTTACGTCAATGTTGAAGTTTACAGCGCCTATGCCTTGACCAAGGAAGAGGAAAAGAAATACGTCGCGACGCTGGAGAAAGCGCTCAACAAAAAAGTGCATGCAAGCGTTTCGATCGATAAGACATTGATCGGCGGCATTCGTGCGAAAGCGGGCGACAAAGTCATTGACGGTTCAATCAGCGGCCAGCTTCATCAATTAGCGAAAAGGCTCTAAAAGCCAGAGTGGGAAAAAACAAAATGCAATTAAATCCATCTGAAATTAGTGATCTGATTAAGAAGAAGATCGAGAATTTCGACGTCAAAGTCGAAGCTCATACAGAAGGTACCGTGGTCAGCGTGACCGATGGTATCGTAAGGGTTCATGGCCTGTCTGACGCAATGCAAGGTGAAATGCTGGAATTCCCCGGCGGTTCATACGGTATGGCGCTGAACCTGGAAAGAGACTCTGTCGGTGTGGTTATGTTGGGCGCCTACCAGCACATCACCGAAGGCGACACCGTTAAATGTACCGGCAAGATCTTGGAAGTACCGGTCGGCGAAGCCCTGCTGGGTCGTGTCGTCGACGCCTTGGGTAACTCGATCGACGGTAAAGGCGCCATCGACACCAACGAAACATCGCCGGTCGAAAAAATCGCACCGGGCGTTATCGCCAGGCAATCGGTCGATCAACCGGTTCAAATAGGTTTGAAATCAATCGACTCGATGATTCCAGTCGGTCGCGGTCAGCGGGAGTTGATCATCGGCGATAGACAAACCGGTAAAACGGCGATTGCCGTCGATGCGATCATCAATCAAAAAGGCACCGGCGTTAAATGTATTTATGTGGCGATCGGGCAAAAACGCTCGTCCATCGCCAACGTCGTACGCAAGCTGGAAGAGCACGGCGCGATGGATCACACGATCATCGTTTCGGCTTCTGCGTCGGAATCCGCAGCGCTGCAATTCATCGCTCCTTACACCGGTTGCTCGATGGGAGAATTCTTCCGCGATCGCGGCGAAGATGCGTTGATCATTTATGATGATTTGACCAAACAAGCCTGGGC
Protein-coding sequences here:
- a CDS encoding F0F1 ATP synthase subunit delta, encoding MSELSTLARPYAEAAFKRAKEVGAAGIWSDSLAFLSAAMQDKELAAIIDNPRVGKERATQLMMDICEGQIHDEAVNFLKVLIENDRLKLAPQIAALYEQYKADDEGYVNVEVYSAYALTKEEEKKYVATLEKALNKKVHASVSIDKTLIGGIRAKAGDKVIDGSISGQLHQLAKRL
- the atpA gene encoding F0F1 ATP synthase subunit alpha encodes the protein MQLNPSEISDLIKKKIENFDVKVEAHTEGTVVSVTDGIVRVHGLSDAMQGEMLEFPGGSYGMALNLERDSVGVVMLGAYQHITEGDTVKCTGKILEVPVGEALLGRVVDALGNSIDGKGAIDTNETSPVEKIAPGVIARQSVDQPVQIGLKSIDSMIPVGRGQRELIIGDRQTGKTAIAVDAIINQKGTGVKCIYVAIGQKRSSIANVVRKLEEHGAMDHTIIVSASASESAALQFIAPYTGCSMGEFFRDRGEDALIIYDDLTKQAWAYRQISLLLRRPPGREAYPGDVFYIHSRLLERAARINAAEVEKLTNGKVKGKTGSLTALPIIETQGGDVSAFVPTNVISITDGQIFLETDLFNSGIRPAVNAGLSVSRVGGSAQTKIIKKLGGGIRLDLAQYRELAAFAQFASDLDESTRKQIERGQRVTELMKQNQYSPMSVAQMAVSLFAANEGYLDDVEVEKVRDFEDALQSYMKAEQADLLAKINETGDYNDEIQQSLHAAVKDFIKTSSW